A DNA window from Actinokineospora baliensis contains the following coding sequences:
- a CDS encoding HD domain-containing protein: MLLSRWASLGLDEALGQALVARWSEPHRRYHDLAHLEAVLSGVDLLAEHATDPNLVRLAAWYHDAVYQGAPDDEEQSALLAEAELPGVGLGAREVAEVARLVRLTAGHRTASGDRNGEVLCDADLAILGSARYWAYVDAVREEYRHVPDDAFRVGRAAVLRNLLALPSLYRTPLAQERWEVLARKNLVAELEARVTLL; this comes from the coding sequence ATGCTGCTGAGCAGATGGGCCAGCCTGGGACTAGACGAGGCCCTAGGGCAGGCCCTAGTAGCCAGGTGGTCGGAGCCGCACCGGAGGTACCACGACCTCGCGCACCTCGAAGCCGTCCTGTCCGGTGTGGATCTTCTAGCCGAGCACGCCACCGATCCCAACCTGGTCCGACTGGCCGCCTGGTACCACGATGCCGTCTACCAGGGCGCTCCCGACGACGAGGAGCAGAGCGCGCTCCTGGCCGAGGCGGAGCTGCCCGGGGTTGGCCTCGGTGCCAGGGAGGTGGCCGAGGTCGCCCGGTTGGTCCGCCTCACGGCCGGGCACCGAACAGCGTCGGGGGATCGGAACGGGGAGGTCTTGTGCGACGCCGATCTAGCGATTCTGGGGTCGGCGAGGTACTGGGCGTATGTCGACGCGGTGCGGGAGGAGTATCGGCATGTGCCGGACGACGCCTTCCGGGTTGGTCGGGCTGCTGTGTTGCGGAACCTGCTCGCATTGCCCAGCCTCTACAGGACCCCCTTGGCGCAAGAGCGCTGGGAAGTCTTGGCGCGTAAGAACTTGGTTGCTGAACTAGAAGCGCGGGTGACGCTTCTCTAG